A stretch of Cicer arietinum cultivar CDC Frontier isolate Library 1 chromosome 5, Cicar.CDCFrontier_v2.0, whole genome shotgun sequence DNA encodes these proteins:
- the LOC101497425 gene encoding bark storage protein A-like, protein MASSGRIVLFMFLGSFMWFNAQNSFVSCALTSKLQRKIAKINKEGPYLGLIIPNSFELNPLLQNPGYTPSDNIIDFAGRRFRFGAIGHKPVILVMTGLSVINAAITTQLLLSFFTVDGVVHYGIAGNANPTLHIGDVAIPQYWAHLALWSWQRYGQGGDDTLPLENNGDYTRDVGYLKFADFTSNLSAGSTFDNQLNNLWYQPEEIFPVDGIPEQRQHALWVPVHSNYYRIAKKLEELKLEACIDTTTCLTSTPKVVLVERGASAGFYLDNAAYRTFIYNKFNVSPVDMESASVALICLQQRIPFIAIRALSDLAGGGTSESNEADTFSPLAATNSVAVVIQFVKLLSHHSK, encoded by the exons ATGGCATCTAGTGGGAGAATAGTCTTGTTCATGTTTCTTGGGTCGTTTATGTGGTTTAATGCTCAAAATTCATTCGTGAGTTGTGCTTTAACATCAAAACTACAAAGGAAAATTGCTAAAATCAACAAAGAGGGTCCTTATCTTGGTTTAATCATACCAAATTCTTTTGAACTTAACCCTCTTCTTCAAAATCCAGGCTATACTCCTAGTGACAACATCATAGATTTTGCAG GAAGAAGATTTCGTTTTGGAGCCATTGGCCACAAACCTGTTATTCTGGTCATGACGGGATTGAGCGTG ATAAATGCAGCTATAACTACACAGCTACTGCTAAGCTTTTTCACTGTAGATGGAGTGGTACATTACGGCATTGCTGGAAATGCAAACCCTACCTTGCATATTGGAGATGTAGCCATTCCCCAATATTGGGCTCATTTGGCACTTTGGAGCTGGCAG AGGTATGGTCAAGGAGGTGATGATACTTTACCCTTAGAAAACAACGGTGACTACACGAGGGATGTAGGGTACTTAAAATTTGCAGATTTTACATCAAATTTAAGTGCTGGCAGTACATTTGACAACCAACTCAACAATCTTTGGTACCAACCAGAAGAGATTTTTCCCGTTGATGGAATTCCTGAACAAAGGCAACATGCCCTTTGGGTTCCCGTTCATTCCAATTACTATCGTATTGCCAAAAAATTAGAG GAGTTGAAGCTAGAGGCGTGCATAGACACAACCACATGCTTGACAAGTACACCAAAGGTGGTTCTTGTGGAGAGAGGAGCAAGTGCAGGGTTCTACCTAGACAATGCAGCATACAGGACATTCATTTACAATAAATTTAATGTGAGTCCAGTTGACATGGAAAGTGCATCAGTCGCACTTATATGTTTGCAACAAAGGATTCCCTTCATTGCTATTAGGGCTCTCTCCGACTTGGCCGGCGGCGGCACCTCTGAGTCAAATGAAGCTGACACCTTCTCACCACTCGCCGCCACTAACTCCGTCGCCGTTGTCATTCAGTTTGTTAAGTTGTTGTCACACCACTCCAAGTGA
- the LOC101501919 gene encoding uncharacterized protein: MERVVGGKFKIGRKIGSGSFGEIYIASNMDNSEIVAVKMENRKTRHPQLLYEAKLYSILQGDSGIPSMKWCGTDGDDNILVMDLLGRSLEDLFVFCGMKFSLRTVLMLADQMLSRIEYLHSKGFLHRDIKPDNFLMGLRKKASQVYIIDFGLGKRYRDPKTNTHIPYRENKNLTGTARYASCNTHLGIEQSRRDDLESIGYVLMYFLRGSLPWQGLKAVDKKEKYDKIREKKLSTPFETLCKSYPVEFAAYFHYCRSLTFDQDPDYGFLKRLFRDLFTREGYEYDHLFDWTILKHQQTQQTRRQNQSSPSDAVPSSLEPVVMEKHSGVNNSPQITVTKLLSNLDRRMQPKPSNVKNMNAKNHTEKHTVNNGPSTSSAMPKSTAENVSKPDRPTGTSNLGRVFGGNSHVSSSWIPSLRRISSAK, encoded by the exons ATGGAGAGAGTCGTCGGTGGAAAGTTTAAGATTGGTCGCAAAATCGGAAGTGGCTCATTCGGTGAAATTTATATCG CGTCAAATATGGATAACTCTGAGATCGTTGCCGTTAAGATG GAAAACAGGAAAACAAGACATCCACAACTATTGTATGAGGCTAAATTATACAGTATTCTTCAAGGAGATA GTGGTATTCCAAGTATGAAATGGTGCGGTACTGATGGAGACGATAATATTCTGGTTATGGATCTTCTAGGACGTAGTCTGGAGGACCTTTTTGTCTTTTGTGGGATGAAGTTTTCTTTAAGAACAGTTTTGATGCTGGCCGACCAGATG CTTTCGAGAATAGAGTATTTACATTCCAAGGGATTTTTGCATAGAGACATCAAACCGGATAACTTCCTAATGGGTCTTAGGAAAAAAGCAAGTCAG GtttatattattgattttgGACTAGGAAAAAGATATCGGGACCCcaaaacaaacacacatattccTTACAG AgagaataaaaatttaacaGGGACTGCACGTTATGCAAGTTGCAATACTCACTTAGGAATTG AGCAAAGTCGTCGTGATGATTTGGAGTCTATTGGCTATGTTCTTATGTACTTCTTAAGAGGAAG CCTTCCTTGGCAGGGTCTGAAAGCTGTCGACAAAAAGGAAAAGTATGATAAGATTCGTGAGAAGAAGTTATCAACTCCCTTTGAG ACGCTTTGCAAGTCATATCCCGTGGAGTTCGCTGCTTACTTTCACTATTGTCGCTCTTTGACATTTGATCAAGATCCAGATTATGGATTCTTAAAGCGTCTGTTTCGTGATTTGTTCACTCGTGAAG GATATGAGTATGACCATTTATTTGACTGGACCATCCTAAAACATCAGCAAACGCAACAGACAAGGAGACAAAATCAATCATCA CCTTCAGATGCTGTGCCTAGCAGTCTAGAACCAGTGGTTATGGAAAAGCATTCAG GAGTAAATAATTCACCTCAAATTACTGTAACAAAACTGCTAAGCAATCTGGATCGCCGTATGCAGCCTAAGCCATCCAATGTTAAGAACATGAATGCCAAGAATCATACCGAAAAACAT ACTGTAAACAATGGCCCATCCACTTCATCTGCCATGCCCAAATCAACTGCAGAAAATGTCTCCAAGCCTGACAGGCCCACAGGAACCTCAAACCTAGGTCGTGTATTTGGGGGTAACTCCCATGTTTCAAGCAGCTGGATTCCTTCATTACGTCGAATTTCTTCAGCCAAATAG
- the LOC101500863 gene encoding VAN3-binding protein, translating into MSSNTSVSKCSVHQIENIDENVPADGPASSCPPPDTPTESMEFLARSWSLSAMELSKALHNTNSTTSTGIEMQLLCPSDQFYTKGFTASKDSDLFLLHQALSPESLSSQNLLRNGLHRSLIKGRTTGRWLKDQKERKKQEIRTHNAQLHAAVSVVGVASAVVAIAASIASSEKPNDNQKNLTMASAAISSAAALVASHCIEIAENMGAEQDQIITAVNSAINAKTNGDIMTLTAGAATALRGAATLKARLQKGLGATTIPPIEEKCGEAKEAGILTALDCFFRGGELLKRTRKGVLHWKQVSFNINSNLQVVANMKSKHMAGTLTKKKKYIVTGVYSDIPAWPAREKEDIGEKRAYFGIKTADRIIEFECESKEDKQLWLEGIQYMLNCRAKVTY; encoded by the exons A TGAGCTCCAACACCTCTGTCTCTAAATGCTCGGTTCATCAAATAGAGAACATTGATGAGAATGTTCCTGCAGATGGGCCTGCATCATCTTGCCCCCCGCCTGATACGCCCACAGAATCAATGGAGTTCCTTGCTAGATCATGGAGTCTTTCTGCCATGGAACTCTCCAAAGCACTGCATAACACCAATAGTACGACCTCCACCGGTATTGAGATGCAACTTTTATGCCCTTCTGACCAGTTCTATACAAAGGGTTTCACTGCCTCTAAGGATTCT GATTTGTTTTTACTTCATCAAGCCCTTTCTCCGGAATCCCTTTCCAGTCAAAACTTGCTGAGAAATGGG CTTCACAGGAGCTTGATAAAAGGGAGGACAACAGGAAGGTGGTTGAAAGATCAGAAGGAGAGAAAAAAACAGGAAATTAGGACTCATAACGCTCAGTTGCACGCTGCAGTATCTGTGGTTGGTGTTGCTTCTGCTGTTGTAGCAATTGCAGCATCAATAGCATCATCTGAAAAGCCTAATGACAACCAAAAGAACCTTACCATGGCTTCTGCTGCAATTTCATCTGCAGCAGCTTTAGTAGCCTCCCACTGCATTGAGATTGCAGAAAATATGGGAGCTGAACAGGACCAAATCATAACAGCAGTTAACTCTGCTATTAATGCAAAAACCAATGGAGATATTATGACTCTAACAGCTGGAGCAGCCACAG CCTTGCGAGGAGCTGCTACTCTAAAAGCGCGTCTGCAGAAGGGGCTTGGAGCTACTACAATTCCTCCAATTGAGGAGAAATGCGGTGAAGCCAAAGAAGCAGGCATCTTGACAGCACTGGACTGTTTCTTTAGAGGAGGAGAACTTCTCAAACGTACAAGAAAAG GAGTTCTTCATTGGAAGCAAGTCTCTTtcaatataaattcaaatttgcaG GTCGTAGCCAACATGAAAAGCAAGCATATGGCAGGAACACTCaccaaaaagaagaaat ATATAGTCACTGGAGTGTACAGCGATATCCCAGCTTGGCCCGCAAGAGAGAAGGAAGACATTGGTGAAAAGAGAGCATATTTTGGAATAAAAACAGCAGACAGGATAATAGaatttgaatgtgaaagtaaaGAAGACAAACAGTTATGGCTTGAGGGAATCCAGTACATGTTGAATTGCCGTGCCAAagtaacatattaa
- the LOC101501387 gene encoding lactoylglutathione lyase GLX1-like isoform X1 translates to MKSSLTLPSYSLRTCCCITTQSSSSRRLSLFHLLTTTGAIAVVLWCCCCIWFLALPQSQSLFAAAKGSDLFKISQAIAAVDPSQPNQNLFHWIQNDNRRFLHVVYSVGDLDKTIKFYTECLGMKLLRKRDLPEDKYSNAFLGYGPEDSHFTVELTYNYGVDNYDVGTGFGHFGIVTQDVAKTIDLVKAKEGKVTREPQPVKSGSMVTASIEDPNGYRFELLERRPTREPLNQVMLRVGDLDRAIDFYQKAVGMKLLYKIDNPEEKYTVAILGYDSEANSPVLKLTYNYGVTNYDKGNGYTQIAIGTNDVYKTAEAIKLCGGTIIREPGPLPGINTKIVVCLDPDGWKLVFVDNVDFLKELE, encoded by the exons ATGAAGTCATCCTTAACGTTACCATCATATTCATTACGAACTTGTTGTTGCATCACCACTCAATCATCATCTTCACGAAGACTTTCTCTCTTTCACCTTCTCACTACCACCGGTGCTATTGCTGTTG TTCTCTGGTGTTGCTGCTGCATTTGGTTCTTAGCTCTTCCACAATCTCAATCACTATTCGCTGCTGCAAAAGGATCAGATTTGTTTAAAATCTCACAGGCTATTGCCGCAGTAGATCCATCTCAACCAAACCAAAACTTGTTTCATTGGATCCAAAATGATAATCGAAGATTTCTACATGTTGTATATAGTGTTGGAGACTTGGACAAAACTAttaa ATTCTACACTGAATGCCTTGGCATGAAACTTTTGAGAAAGCGCGATTTACCGGAAGATAAATATTCAAATGCTTTTCTTGGATATGGTCCTGAAGATTCCCATTTTACAGTTGAACTTACTTATA ATTATGGCGTGGATAACTATGACGTGGGAACtggttttggtcattttggtattgTAACTCAAGAT GTTGCCAAGACAATTGATCTTGTAAAGGCGAAAGAGGGAAAGGTTACCAGGGAGCCGCAGCCTGTCAAAAGTGGCTCTATGGTAACTGCTTCTATTGAAGATCCTAATGGCTATAGGTTTGAGCTTTTGGAGAGAAGACCTACGCGTGAACCGTTAAACCAAGTGATGCTTCGAGTAGGTGATCTTGATCGTGCCATAGACTTCTATCAAAAA GCTGTGGGCATGAAACTTCTCTATAAGATAGACAACCCTGAAGAAAAG TACACAGTAGCCATTTTGGGCTATGATTCTGAAGCTAATAGCCCTGTTCTAAAACTGACATATAACTACGGCGTCACTAATTATGACAAAGGAAATGGTTATACACAG ATTGCAATAGGCACAAATGATGTCTATAAGACTGCAGAAGCAATCAAATTATGTGGAGGAACGATTATCCGCGAACCTGGACCCTTACCAGGTATCAACACCAAGATTGTAGTTTGCTTGGATCCTGATGGTTGGAAACTG GTATTTGTTGATAATGTTGATTTTCTGAAGGAGTTAGAGTGA
- the LOC101501387 gene encoding lactoylglutathione lyase GLX1-like isoform X2: MKSSLTLPSYSLRTCCCITTQSSSSRRLSLFHLLTTTGAIAVALPQSQSLFAAAKGSDLFKISQAIAAVDPSQPNQNLFHWIQNDNRRFLHVVYSVGDLDKTIKFYTECLGMKLLRKRDLPEDKYSNAFLGYGPEDSHFTVELTYNYGVDNYDVGTGFGHFGIVTQDVAKTIDLVKAKEGKVTREPQPVKSGSMVTASIEDPNGYRFELLERRPTREPLNQVMLRVGDLDRAIDFYQKAVGMKLLYKIDNPEEKYTVAILGYDSEANSPVLKLTYNYGVTNYDKGNGYTQIAIGTNDVYKTAEAIKLCGGTIIREPGPLPGINTKIVVCLDPDGWKLVFVDNVDFLKELE, from the exons ATGAAGTCATCCTTAACGTTACCATCATATTCATTACGAACTTGTTGTTGCATCACCACTCAATCATCATCTTCACGAAGACTTTCTCTCTTTCACCTTCTCACTACCACCGGTGCTATTGCTGTTG CTCTTCCACAATCTCAATCACTATTCGCTGCTGCAAAAGGATCAGATTTGTTTAAAATCTCACAGGCTATTGCCGCAGTAGATCCATCTCAACCAAACCAAAACTTGTTTCATTGGATCCAAAATGATAATCGAAGATTTCTACATGTTGTATATAGTGTTGGAGACTTGGACAAAACTAttaa ATTCTACACTGAATGCCTTGGCATGAAACTTTTGAGAAAGCGCGATTTACCGGAAGATAAATATTCAAATGCTTTTCTTGGATATGGTCCTGAAGATTCCCATTTTACAGTTGAACTTACTTATA ATTATGGCGTGGATAACTATGACGTGGGAACtggttttggtcattttggtattgTAACTCAAGAT GTTGCCAAGACAATTGATCTTGTAAAGGCGAAAGAGGGAAAGGTTACCAGGGAGCCGCAGCCTGTCAAAAGTGGCTCTATGGTAACTGCTTCTATTGAAGATCCTAATGGCTATAGGTTTGAGCTTTTGGAGAGAAGACCTACGCGTGAACCGTTAAACCAAGTGATGCTTCGAGTAGGTGATCTTGATCGTGCCATAGACTTCTATCAAAAA GCTGTGGGCATGAAACTTCTCTATAAGATAGACAACCCTGAAGAAAAG TACACAGTAGCCATTTTGGGCTATGATTCTGAAGCTAATAGCCCTGTTCTAAAACTGACATATAACTACGGCGTCACTAATTATGACAAAGGAAATGGTTATACACAG ATTGCAATAGGCACAAATGATGTCTATAAGACTGCAGAAGCAATCAAATTATGTGGAGGAACGATTATCCGCGAACCTGGACCCTTACCAGGTATCAACACCAAGATTGTAGTTTGCTTGGATCCTGATGGTTGGAAACTG GTATTTGTTGATAATGTTGATTTTCTGAAGGAGTTAGAGTGA